gtaCAAGAGACttccctgtttagaaaatttcatagaatccaatcgattctcataaattcctaagagattttataagaatgaatgcgttctatgagaagttaagtgctatagttaagtatagggccttatacatacagctataagaatctattggattttttaagcagggaaTAAATATCATGTATTTTCATAACCAATCGACTACTCAATTACGTCACAATTTCATTTGTAATCATAACAATTTCATTCGCTATCGTAAGCTTATCATGTTTATCACCATAACGAAATTATTCCTTATCCCGTCTTTTTTTATGAGGATGAAAATCTTTATCTCCGTGCGTACTATAGCCGTGAAATTTTGTACTTCTGCCGTAAATTTCCGTAAGATTATTACTAAATGCGGTATCTTACCGTAATTCTTACGAATAAcgtaaattacggtgattACCGTAATTCTGATCGGCCAGGGATAATGTCATTGCTACACGAGAATTGACGATGCTtgcttttagtttttttagtctgattcgataaattatttaacttttatttttattgatcttttttttgtaattcagcTTTTATAGGTATGCCATGTCCTAAGAATTCAAGTTGTGATTATTTAATAGATCATTCGATATGTTCTGAAGAAAAAGAATGTCAATGTGCTCCTGATTATTCCCCAATGGGAGATAGTATATGTATACTATTCAATACACATTGCATCAATAACGAAAtgtgttcaaaaaatttcatttgtgtcaataataaatgtcaatgCAAACTTAATTATGTCAATCGAGGATCAAAATGTCTTCCAAGTACGCAgatacaaacaaaaataatttgaagtcgatttttatttttagtgatGTGACGTTAGTATTTGTTATTACAGCGTATTTGAATGGAACGTGTGAAAATTCCACAGATTGTAATGAAATTAGATTTGCCATGTGTTCAGATCGTCATAAGTGCGTTTGCGGTAATAATTATATggcagttaatgaaaaaagTTGTGCTACGACTGTAGGtggattttgttttttcgatgaAGAATGTGCTAGTGATAATTCGATCTGTATTGATAATCGTTGTCAATGTAAACTTACTGCTTtattaactgataaaaatCAATGTGTTCCAAGTAAGTTacttaaaataaagaaaaaaaatacacagcGAGCAATTTAAGCAACTTTTACGGTAGTGAGGGGGGAGGGGGTCGTTATTGTAATTTGCCAAAGTTATCTAAGTCGATTTTCTCTtccgataattataattaatctgtacactgtaaaaagagcggtgttaaaaatggactcaatttAACATTGCAGCATAGAAAAGGTTATattactctatagtttgtCTCACGCCGCTCTTATGTGACTGCttataataaactatagagtaatgtaaccattactatgctGTATAGGCACATTTACTTGACAGttctctccgtgtagatataaaattttttttattgtcaattgATTATCTCAAGTGTGTTTTAATTGAGTTAatttaatctttttaaaaGTTCGACTAGGAAAGCCTTGTAAAAGACATGAAGATTGTGAACCTAAAACAAATTTAAGGTGTtcagtaaataatatatgCGTTTGCAATTCTCATCATGCTGCTGTTAATGAATCTTTTTGCGCACCAATTATGGGCGGATTTTGTTCAAAGGATAAAGATTGTCAATTTAGTGAATTTCATTGTGCTGATAATAAATGTCAATGCAAACCTAATTTTATCGGAATATCGTCTCGTCAATGCatgaaaagtaaataaaattttcctatttaatttcaaaagtaaataataaaaaaaaaaacataaaattggaattattaacgttttataattttttatagacagTCTGGCAACTTCTTGTTATGATGCATTAGATTGTAGTGATCCGTGGCATGCTGCATGTTCAccgaataaaaaatgtatttgtaaAACAAATCATTTAGCGATTAATAACGCAACATGTTATCCAATTTTAGATGGATATTGTTGGAATAATAGTCAATGTATAATAAGAAATTCTGTATGTTCTGATTTTCAATGCACATGCAAATCAGATTTTGTTGCTGTTTCTGATAATCTTTGTATACCCAACAAAGTTTAtcattcattataaaaattacatccACGAGATTAATACTTAGCCCTGAtcgccctgattaaaaaaagcgattttaaaaaattaaaaaacaaactttttcaATTCTTCCATAAACTTTCAATCCTCCTAATTTTTAAGCATTAAATAATAGTCGGATTCTCTAATTGTTGAAAGACTTGGGACGATTCGAAAATATacagtatattgtgtgacaagagATGAAACGaaacgatttcagaccaggATGAAGTTGGCTGCGAGCCGTAGACGAAgactgacatcacccgcagtttgaaatcgtgttttcaaGCAAGCAGAATTTTTTGGTGGAAAATGTGCTGTTTACGTTTTACCttagttttgaattttgcaccttataatttaataattcaaataagtctaaaccaagtcaacttcgacttgatttaaacTTGTTCGTCTTAAGTCGTGACTAAGAAAACCAGATAAGtctctatcaaaaataaaacttgatttagacttggttgtTTCAATTCGTGGCTAAGCCaattaagtctaaaccaaggcgaattCGCCTTGTTTTAGACTTAAATCGCTTATTACTTAGTCACGAATTAAGACGATAAAGTGCAAATCAAGTtgtatttttgacccgggaccTGGCACAAGTTCTGGAGCATCGGTTGTTAAATTCTAGCGCCAGATAACTGTTCTAATCTCTTGTCCAAAAAAGTTCAATCAATATTGTTCACTTATATTATTGGCAATATTGTGAACAAATTTTGAAGCATCAATCAATATTGCTGCTAGAGTCACACAACATTATTATTGTACAGGCAACCATATTCAGAGAATGAATAGAATCAAAACAAGTATAATaatcgtgttttttttttattgatcgatttattaaaaactaatCTAATCTAATCACTCGCGAGCTTTGTTAATTAGTGGTAATGGTATTAAGTTAActgataatatattatatggATCAGTCTACCTAAAAAACCATACATGAAAAATGTCATCATTAAGACatttttaaacgtaaatcTATTAAGTTTTAAGTGTTCATTATAGTCATCTTTAATCATAATGATAGTTACCTCAATCATTGTGTTTTCACGTCCGCCACTTTGTCACGTAtacgttatattttttatttagtttaaatgAGTTAATCTGATATATATTACTTTCAATATCgggcttaaattattttcgatttttaattatataacagCCAATCGATCTAGAATATCTACCTATTATTGACCGGGTTCTAAATCTGAGATATTGGAAGTAAACTAacatacaaattataaaataatttcaatttaataaagtaaatttcaaaaaatgaaaggACATTTGTTTCTGATgtcaagtaaaattatttttattattattttacattccGCTAATCCAAGCAGCGGCAACGAAGATGATAGTAGTTTTCAATGTGCTAGATATGGAGAAAATGTAAGTAATACGAatagaaaaaacaattgaatttACGTCacattaaaattcaaatatcaattttatttttgagtcaTAATAGAGCAATGATTATTTTCGGtcttgaaaaattcaaagacatagaaaattttcggGAAGCcgattttaagattttttctttatttctaTAGTGTGATCCTTATCAACATTTTTCATGCTGTGACAAAAGTGACATTTGCAAACGGACatcaagtaattttatttgcaaaaaaaaaggtaatattcataaaaaaactcTAACGGAAcccgttttttaatttttaggcaAGAGTAGAGCATACCTACGCTTGCGCTTAAGGCATGCAAAAtgattaagtttttttttgtccttCCTACCTactttaaattgttaattttttatttgttaatcaCTATTCAGTATTAACTCCAAAATAAAAGATTTGAATTAGTTTCAATTTCAAAGAAGATGAATGGGAGGGATCCCGTTTTGCCCTTCTTTTCCCTATATATAACGGTCTGATATTATTTCAGCGGAATTAGGAGACTATTGTATAAATAGCAATGATTGTATTCATATACCTCATGCTGGATGTTTATTGGATGAGCACAAATGTGTGTgttatgaaaattacaatataacAAGAGAAGGTATCTGCGCTCCAACACATGGTGGAGTGTGTTCGGACAAGGAAAAGTGCGCACAACAAAATCTCGAATGTATTAACGAAATATGTCAATGCAAACCTTATCATGTGTTTCGAGATACTGAATGTGTaacaagtaaatataattacttgacaataaaaatttaaaaaacaatcgGGATTACTTATTTGAATGTTTTCATGCTTTATTATAGGAGAGTTAGGTGAGTCATGCGATGACCATTCAGACTGTTACGGAGTTGAATTTGCAATATGTTCAGAAGACGGAAAATGTATTTGTCATGATAATTATATTCCCAAGGATGGATCAATGTGCGCATCAATTTTAGGTCGATTTTGTTATACAAATGAACAATGTGGTGTGCACCATTCAATctgtattgaaaataaatgtgaATGTGCTTTTGGTTACATTGCCGATTCTAATATGCGTTGTGTTCGAAGTATGTTacttaacaatattattaataataaatacctaCAGATGATATAATGTTGAGATTTTATTATGTAGGATCATTAggaaaaatttgtgaattaaATTCAGACTGTgaccatttaaaaaattcaagatgTTCTCTTGAAAACGAATGCGTGTGTAACGATAATAACTTCGCAAACAATCAAATGGGATGCGAACCAGTTGCTGATGGATATTGTAACAGTAATAAGCAATGCCAATTTCCTGGATTTCATTGTGTCGataataaatgtcaatgtAAACCTAATTTTTCACTCCAATCTGTTGACAATTGTGTTGAAAGTATGTATAATTTCACAATAAGTTTAAAGTCAACAAGCATATTCTCTAATAATAgcgaatttaatttattgtttttctaaaactatttttcagctcatttgttatttaattgtaatgatACTTCAGAGTGTAGTGAACCATGGCACACAGTTTGCTCAAaggataaaaaatgtgtttgcAAATCAAATAATATTGCGATAAATAGATCAACATGTTTACCTATTTTGGATGGGTATTGTTGGAAAGATGATCAATGTCGGGCTGCAAATTCTgtttgttttgattttcggTGTCGTTGCAAACCTTACTACACTGCTGTCTCCAAAAATACATGTTTACCTCAATAAAACGTATCTAATAGCTTCAGTCAGTTCTGCAGTTAAGAATTcgaattgtaaaatttttaatttcataactcaagtataaatgtaatttgtataaatGAAATTGTAAAAGATGCTGTCTACAAATATTTAcgcaaaaattttgtaatttgtttcttttaatattttcatatttgtttcATTGTTGTTTTATTGGAGTAGATCCTAGTGGCATACTTGTGATGTCTGGAACCCTGTTCCTCTGTATATACCTCAAGCTACTATTAACCTGGCACAGTCGGCACCGATATTTCGGATCTCTGTTTCTGTTAACCGTTTCTGTGAGCAAGAACGATTGCTTGATGACATAACGAACAGTCTTACGGGCTTATCAAATGCATCACTTGGCGAAATAGTAACTTTACTGccctaaatttattattatgtattttgtttgaggaaaaattatctttttgttattatttttttactatattatatTGTGACATTAAAAACTATGTTTAGTCTTATTCGGAGGCTTATCCTCTGCCcgcaaatatattttttgttttttgtatttttatgtaaaagtaACCCTGTAATTGGCCATAGCTGTTGGGTTTATTgctaaataaatgaataaataaataaatgtctgatgatatatatatatatatatatatatatatatatatatatatatatatatatatatatatatatatatatatatatatatatatacatagggGAGAGGGGGGGGGGGAAAAGGGGGTACCTAAGaaaatactaagttttcgaggactaaaatacgctaaatctttttgtttttagtgatattcgaggtaaatagacaaaatttttagctgccgttaaaaaataaaatttttatttttggcgggcaaaacggggtacccttaaaaaggttaaaaaaaaaaatttctgaaaattgatcaaattttattacttgaatcttttatatgtaatatacataaagaaaaattacatttcacatcattggtggacacgaaggcaaaaaaaaaaatttttgtggggcagagaggcctccctccaaaaaatgatatttttttttttttttaaattgttttcattattaagaatgtatttctttctcttgacaactatttttggttttataatactcaagaaaaatttttttaagtgtaataaatcgtttcccgtcgattagcttaattactaattgctatttaataaaaaaaaacaattctgtatttcttatttgtcattattttgaacccaaaaaacgtgttttttgattttttagattgcagattattttgcattatttaaaatattttatcaataaaacaataaaatattatttttgaatatttttagtggccaaatttgccccagctataacaaatcagccgaaaaatggattaatgtattatattttatttaatttgacgataaaaatataaaagaatcattttctcaaaattttcggctggtccattttgccctagGTGTTATGGGTAAGGCTAAAAATGCggaattatatcaaattttttttaatttaacgataaaaatttgaaagaatcattttttcaggattttcggctggtccattttgccccaggtgtcatgcgtagggctaaaagtgcgcaaatctatcggatttatattaattagacgaaaaaaaaaaattttttttttcataaaattttgagggtaccccattttgccccccttcccctatatataaaatcaatcatttacaatcctacacggaaaaaaataggcACTGCAACAGGATAAAATCCTGTTGCAACAATTAACCGGATTTTTATG
The DNA window shown above is from Microplitis mediator isolate UGA2020A chromosome 1, iyMicMedi2.1, whole genome shotgun sequence and carries:
- the LOC130663017 gene encoding cell death abnormality protein 1-like, whose amino-acid sequence is MKGHLFLMSSKIIFIIILHSANPSSGNEDDSSFQCARYGENCDPYQHFSCCDKSDICKRTSSNFICKKKAELGDYCINSNDCIHIPHAGCLLDEHKCVCYENYNITREGICAPTHGGVCSDKEKCAQQNLECINEICQCKPYHVFRDTECVTRELGESCDDHSDCYGVEFAICSEDGKCICHDNYIPKDGSMCASILGRFCYTNEQCGVHHSICIENKCECAFGYIADSNMRCVRRSLGKICELNSDCDHLKNSRCSLENECVCNDNNFANNQMGCEPVADGYCNSNKQCQFPGFHCVDNKCQCKPNFSLQSVDNCVEKCSEPWHTVCSKDKKCVCKSNNIAINRSTCLPILDGYCWKDDQCRAANSVCFDFRCRCKPYYTAVSKNTCLPQ
- the LOC130673955 gene encoding uncharacterized protein DDB_G0272530-like encodes the protein MGDSICILFNTHCINNEMCSKNFICVNNKCQCKLNYVNRGSKCLPTYLNGTCENSTDCNEIRFAMCSDRHKCVCGNNYMAVNEKSCATTVGGFCFFDEECASDNSICIDNRCQCKLTALLTDKNQCVPIRLGKPCKRHEDCEPKTNLRCSVNNICVCNSHHAAVNESFCAPIMGGFCSKDKDCQFSEFHCADNKCQCKPNFIGISSRQCMKNSLATSCYDALDCSDPWHAACSPNKKCICKTNHLAINNATCYPILDGYCWNNSQCIIRNSVCSDFQCTCKSDFVAVSDNLCIPNKVYHSL